Below is a genomic region from Actinomadura sp. NAK00032.
CCGACCTGCCCGGCAGGCCCCCGCACCACGTGGAGGGCACCGCCTACTTCGCCGCCGCCGAGGCGCTCACCAACGCCGCCAAGCACAGCGGCGCCGCGCGGGCGGAGGTGACCGCGCGGTGGGACGGCGGCGTCCTCACCGTGGAGGTCGCCGACGACGGCGCGGGCGGCGCCGACCCGCGCCTCGGCACCGGGCTGACCGGCCTCGCCGACCGGGTCGCGGTGATCGACGGCAGACTGCTGGTGTCGAGCCCCGCCGGGGGGCCGACCGTCGTCCGTGTGGAGCTTCCGTGCAGCCTGAGCGAACCGCCGTCCGCGTAGTCCTCGCCGAGGACGGCGCCCTGCTGCGGGAGGGCCTGGCCGGCCTGCTGGCGAGGTTCGGGTTCGCGGTGGCCGCCGCCGTGGGCGACGCCGAGGCGCTGCTCGCGGCCGTCGCCGAGCACCGCCCGGACCTGGTCGTCACCGACATCCGGATGCCGCCGGGCTTCTGCGACGAGGGCCTGCGCGCCGCCGTCGCGCTGCGCCGCGCCGACCCGGACCTCGCGGTCGTGGCGCTCAGCCAGTACGTCGAGCTGAGCTACTCCGCCGACCTGCTGGACTCCGGGACGGGCCGCCGCGTCGGCTACCTGCTCAAGGACCGGGTGGTGGACGTCGCCGACTTCGCCGCGTCGCTGCACCGGGTGGTGGAGGGCGGCACGGTGGTGGACCCGCAGGTCGTCCGGCAGCTCATCCGCCGGCGCCGGGACCCCCTCGCCGAGCTGTCGCCGCGCGAGCGCGAGGTGCTCGCGCTCATCGCCGAGGGCTGCTCCAACGCCGCCATCGCCCGGCGGCTCGTCGTCACGGAGGCCACGGTGGGCAAGCACGTCCGCGGCATCCTCGCCAAGCTCGACCTGCCGCAGACGGACGACACGCACCGCAGGGTCCTCGCCGTGCTCGCCTACCTGCGCGGCCAGGGGTGACCCTGCCGCGGGTCAGGGGTTGAGCGTCTCCCAGATGCGGACGAGCTGCTCGCAGACCTCGGTGATGTCGGTGATCGGGAGCTTGCCGGTCT
It encodes:
- a CDS encoding response regulator transcription factor, whose product is MQPERTAVRVVLAEDGALLREGLAGLLARFGFAVAAAVGDAEALLAAVAEHRPDLVVTDIRMPPGFCDEGLRAAVALRRADPDLAVVALSQYVELSYSADLLDSGTGRRVGYLLKDRVVDVADFAASLHRVVEGGTVVDPQVVRQLIRRRRDPLAELSPREREVLALIAEGCSNAAIARRLVVTEATVGKHVRGILAKLDLPQTDDTHRRVLAVLAYLRGQG